The Thiothrix subterranea genome has a segment encoding these proteins:
- a CDS encoding element excision factor XisH family protein, protein MPARDIYHNTVKHALEKGGWNVTADPFLLRAGAISMYVDLGAERLLAANRNEEKIAVEIKCFLQASDISEFHAALGQFMNYRLALSKQEPDRVLYLAVPADTYDSFFTQPFIQDVLHQYQVKLIVFISNQEVITQWIS, encoded by the coding sequence ATGCCAGCCAGAGACATCTACCACAACACCGTCAAACATGCCCTAGAAAAAGGCGGCTGGAATGTTACGGCTGACCCATTTTTGTTACGCGCTGGCGCAATATCCATGTATGTGGATTTGGGGGCAGAACGTTTACTGGCAGCGAATAGAAATGAAGAGAAAATTGCGGTAGAAATTAAATGCTTTTTACAAGCCTCTGATATTTCTGAGTTCCATGCGGCGCTGGGACAATTCATGAACTATCGCCTTGCTTTGAGTAAGCAAGAACCCGATCGTGTTTTGTATCTTGCCGTACCTGCTGACACCTATGATTCATTTTTCACCCAACCATTCATTCAAGATGTATTGCATCAGTATCAAGTTAAGCTGATTGTATTCATATCTAATCAAGAGGTTATCACGCAATGGATAAGTTAA
- a CDS encoding Uma2 family endonuclease — protein MPEYWLVNLKENCLEVFQQPENGRYTSYRSLKAGSVFVCGNGKQVMIGCVLV, from the coding sequence ATCCCTGAATATTGGTTGGTGAACCTGAAGGAAAATTGCCTTGAAGTGTTCCAGCAGCCGGAAAATGGGCGATATACCAGCTATCGGAGTTTGAAGGCGGGAAGTGTGTTTGTTTGTGGGAATGGTAAACAGGTGATGATTGGTTGTGTGTTGGTGTAG
- a CDS encoding plasmid stabilization protein: MDIVVVAPISAVQNGSIEEKPVLFSPTPLKGFGTRLHQRVMVLTGGDYLQTPVRSLPRVAPDFADD, translated from the coding sequence ATGGATATTGTAGTGGTCGCGCCTATCAGTGCTGTGCAAAATGGTTCGATTGAAGAGAAGCCAGTTTTGTTTTCACCAACACCACTGAAAGGTTTTGGAACGCGATTACACCAGCGTGTGATGGTGTTGACGGGTGGGGACTATTTACAGACTCCGGTTCGTTCTCTTCCGCGTGTTGCCCCTGATTTTGCCGATGATTAG
- a CDS encoding transglycosylase SLT domain-containing protein gives MKKIVKKFGSVWLVVGFLCLPLSVFAAEAEPANCLNFNAKTLNQHASAYQAGIKKAANRYSVNPSLIKAVIATGSCFNHAYVSPKGKVGLMQLQMDTAKRFGASDVFNPEANIDAGTRYLSYLLRRYQGSIAEVLAAYVANSGTLWHEPELPVALELIQEPVKQHLATLLKLDSNKKANRQAVALLKKWAKSTKVYHTALAALPRPDIKAAKTWFQSRLTKVHYPRTPEARGCGGFSAKTLQTKAAPYDDIIQQSAKRHGVNPALVKAVIAAESCYREMVVSYKGASGLMQLMPGTAAELGVLDIFDPQENINAGTRYLGWLLRRYDGSVSHAIAAYNAGPGRIEQGAPITIAFTETRGYIRNVLTNMTKLEQGKQSIEQARLLLAGWEQAELAYQAALSGETLAVAEPETVAASAETPELNPEMTLAFIRTEKVSPTEASAETQPNLHLISTLDQGIAEGIVRVKHVSTAELVPTETMVDPEPLPSVPPTMPQEQPAPPALQACEVMPAALLAQTEQRGSGRYGAFFYAVQAGDTLEQVVVKLGVNAEAVMQLNNVAWDEPLRAGGQLKVAECARGL, from the coding sequence ATGAAAAAAATAGTAAAAAAATTCGGTTCAGTGTGGCTGGTCGTGGGTTTTCTGTGTTTGCCGCTCAGTGTATTCGCGGCAGAAGCAGAACCCGCGAATTGCTTAAATTTCAATGCAAAAACCCTCAATCAGCACGCCAGCGCGTATCAAGCAGGCATTAAAAAAGCCGCTAACCGTTACAGCGTTAACCCGTCGCTGATCAAGGCGGTGATTGCTACCGGTAGCTGCTTTAATCATGCTTATGTTTCGCCCAAGGGGAAGGTGGGCTTGATGCAATTGCAGATGGATACCGCTAAGCGTTTCGGGGCATCGGATGTTTTCAACCCAGAAGCCAATATTGATGCGGGAACGCGCTACCTCAGTTATTTGCTCCGACGTTACCAAGGCAGCATCGCGGAGGTATTGGCAGCGTATGTTGCCAACAGCGGCACGCTTTGGCATGAGCCGGAGTTACCCGTGGCACTTGAGCTGATTCAAGAGCCGGTTAAGCAACACTTGGCGACTCTGCTCAAGCTCGACAGCAATAAGAAAGCCAATCGCCAAGCGGTGGCATTATTGAAAAAATGGGCAAAGTCCACCAAGGTCTATCACACGGCGTTAGCGGCGTTGCCTCGCCCGGATATTAAAGCCGCCAAAACGTGGTTTCAGTCGCGTTTAACCAAGGTGCACTACCCGCGCACGCCCGAAGCCAGAGGGTGTGGTGGTTTCAGTGCCAAAACCTTGCAAACGAAAGCTGCCCCGTATGATGACATTATTCAACAGTCCGCCAAACGTCACGGGGTGAACCCTGCGCTTGTCAAGGCGGTGATTGCCGCCGAGAGTTGTTACCGGGAAATGGTGGTGTCCTACAAAGGCGCGTCGGGTTTGATGCAATTAATGCCAGGAACGGCGGCAGAGCTGGGAGTGCTTGATATTTTTGACCCACAGGAAAATATTAACGCTGGTACGCGCTACCTCGGTTGGTTATTGCGGCGTTACGACGGCAGCGTGTCTCATGCGATTGCGGCCTACAACGCAGGGCCCGGCAGGATAGAGCAGGGCGCACCCATTACGATTGCGTTTACCGAAACCCGTGGTTATATCCGTAATGTGCTAACCAATATGACTAAGTTGGAACAAGGTAAACAATCCATTGAACAGGCTCGCTTGCTATTAGCCGGTTGGGAACAGGCTGAGCTGGCGTATCAAGCCGCATTGTCCGGTGAAACGCTGGCGGTCGCTGAGCCTGAAACCGTTGCTGCTTCAGCAGAAACGCCAGAACTTAACCCTGAAATGACCTTGGCATTTATACGCACTGAAAAGGTTTCGCCGACTGAAGCAAGTGCCGAGACACAGCCAAATTTGCACCTGATTTCAACGCTTGATCAGGGGATTGCTGAAGGGATTGTGCGGGTCAAGCATGTGAGCACTGCTGAATTAGTGCCGACAGAAACCATGGTTGATCCTGAACCGTTACCGTCAGTGCCACCAACCATGCCACAAGAACAACCAGCACCACCGGCTTTGCAAGCCTGTGAGGTTATGCCAGCGGCTTTGCTGGCGCAAACGGAGCAGCGTGGCAGCGGGCGTTATGGGGCATTTTTTTACGCTGTCCAAGCGGGTGATACCTTGGAACAGGTGGTGGTGAAGCTTGGCGTTAATGCCGAAGCGGTTATGCAGCTCAATAATGTTGCGTGGGATGAGCCATTGCGGGCAGGTGGGCAATTGAAGGTCGCGGAGTGTGCGCGGGGGTTGTAA
- a CDS encoding ferritin-like domain-containing protein, whose amino-acid sequence MQNLYRAAHACLMQADIEQKLVGAQQLYTAWQQGDLLRDNESNFPVQPILIPGRPAKPELVHPKHVKQRKLSTPEGRRALLHAVAHIEFNAINLALDAVYRFRELPDAYYGDWLQVAAEEAYHFSLLRARMQDFSCAYGDLPAHNGLWEQACKTDHDVLVRMALVPRVLEARGLDVTPGMMQRLREVDDAETVEILTIILRDEIGHVRIGSHWFHYCCAQRGLEPDATFRQLLREALPVPLRGPFYTEARLQAGFSAEELEQLVDMEKNWV is encoded by the coding sequence ATGCAAAACCTCTACCGAGCAGCTCACGCCTGCTTAATGCAAGCGGATATTGAGCAGAAATTGGTCGGTGCGCAGCAACTCTACACCGCTTGGCAACAGGGCGACTTATTGCGTGATAATGAGTCGAATTTTCCGGTGCAGCCTATTTTGATTCCCGGTCGCCCCGCCAAGCCGGAGTTAGTGCACCCTAAGCATGTCAAACAGCGCAAACTCAGCACCCCAGAAGGGCGGCGGGCATTATTACACGCGGTTGCGCACATTGAATTTAATGCGATTAATTTGGCGCTGGATGCAGTCTACCGTTTTCGTGAATTACCGGATGCTTATTACGGTGATTGGTTACAGGTCGCGGCGGAAGAAGCTTACCATTTCAGTTTATTACGCGCCCGGATGCAGGATTTTTCTTGCGCTTATGGTGACTTACCCGCGCACAATGGCCTGTGGGAACAAGCCTGTAAGACCGACCATGATGTGCTGGTGCGCATGGCATTGGTGCCGCGAGTGCTCGAAGCCCGTGGGCTGGATGTTACCCCCGGTATGATGCAGCGTTTACGCGAAGTCGACGATGCCGAAACCGTTGAAATATTAACAATTATTCTGCGAGATGAAATCGGGCATGTGCGGATTGGCTCGCATTGGTTTCATTACTGTTGTGCGCAACGTGGCTTAGAACCCGATGCCACGTTCCGGCAATTACTCCGTGAAGCTTTGCCCGTGCCGTTGCGTGGCCCATTTTATACCGAGGCACGTTTGCAGGCGGGTTTTAGCGCTGAAGAATTGGAGCAGTTGGTAGACATGGAAAAAAATTGGGTTTAG